A window of Cellulomonas fimi contains these coding sequences:
- a CDS encoding ATP-binding cassette domain-containing protein, whose protein sequence is MTDAITATGLVKRYKDVTALDGVDLTVPTGSVLGLLGPNGAGKTTIVRILATLLQPDAGSATVAGVDVRTHPREVRRRIGLSGQYAAVDEYLTGFENLDMIGRLYHLGAKRSQARARELLAAFRLEDAADRPSKTYSGGMRRRLDLAGALVADPPVIFLDEPTTGLDPRGRADMWEVIQDLVAGGTTLLLTTQYLEEADLLADEIVVIDHGRIIAQGTSDELKLQVGGERLELTVRDPARLDDARRLLEPLGVGAATLDHGRRSLLMPVDGGPSTLTESLRVLGDAGITLDDVGLRRPTLDDVFLSLTGRPAEEDGDGRPSDEEPPAGVTTGLRPTSGGE, encoded by the coding sequence ATGACCGACGCGATCACCGCCACCGGACTGGTGAAGCGGTACAAGGACGTCACGGCGCTGGACGGCGTCGACCTCACCGTGCCCACCGGCTCGGTGCTCGGTCTGCTCGGCCCCAACGGGGCGGGCAAGACCACCATCGTCCGCATCCTCGCGACGCTGCTGCAGCCTGACGCGGGCTCCGCGACCGTCGCGGGCGTGGACGTGCGCACCCACCCGCGCGAGGTGCGCCGCCGCATCGGCCTGTCCGGCCAGTACGCGGCGGTCGACGAGTACCTCACGGGGTTCGAGAACCTCGACATGATCGGCCGGCTCTACCACCTGGGCGCGAAGAGGTCGCAGGCGCGCGCCCGCGAGCTGCTGGCGGCGTTCCGGCTCGAGGACGCGGCCGACCGCCCCTCGAAGACGTACTCGGGCGGCATGCGGCGACGGCTCGACCTGGCCGGGGCGTTGGTGGCCGACCCGCCCGTGATCTTCCTCGACGAGCCGACGACGGGCCTGGACCCGCGCGGGCGCGCGGACATGTGGGAGGTCATCCAGGACCTCGTCGCGGGTGGCACGACGCTGCTGCTCACGACGCAGTACCTGGAGGAGGCGGACCTGCTCGCGGACGAGATCGTGGTCATCGACCACGGCCGGATCATCGCGCAGGGCACGTCGGACGAGCTCAAGCTGCAGGTCGGCGGCGAGCGCCTCGAGCTCACGGTGCGCGACCCCGCCCGGCTCGACGACGCGCGACGCCTGCTCGAGCCGCTGGGCGTGGGCGCGGCGACGCTGGACCACGGTCGTCGCTCGCTGCTCATGCCCGTCGACGGCGGCCCCAGCACGCTCACGGAGTCGCTGCGGGTGCTCGGCGACGCGGGCATCACGCTCGACGACGTGGGCCTGCGGCGCCCGACCCTCGACGACGTGTTCCTCTCGCTCACCGGCCGGCCCGCGGAGGAGGACGGCGACGGCCGCCCGTCCGACGAGGAGCCGCCCGCCGGTGTCACGACCGGTCTGCGACCGACCTCCGGAGGCGAGTGA
- a CDS encoding ABC transporter permease: MATPIVLSDAYVVAKRNIIKIKRVPDLLVFTTLSPIMFVLLFAYVFGGAIEVPGGADPGAYREFLMAGIFAQTVIFGATITGAGLAEDIKKGIIDRFRSLPMAPSAVLTGRTLSDVVNNVLVLVVMSLTGLLVGWGIHSSVAEAALGFLLLLVFAYAISWVMAWLGMLVPSVEVFNNATFIVIFPLTFVANTFVPLDTLPAPLQTFAEWNPVSAVTQASRELFGNIPPQVPPPAAWPLQHAELYTLIWAGIFLLVFIPLANLQYRRSTSR; encoded by the coding sequence ATGGCCACCCCGATCGTGCTGTCCGACGCCTACGTCGTCGCGAAGCGGAACATCATCAAGATCAAGCGCGTCCCTGACCTGCTGGTCTTCACCACGCTGTCGCCCATCATGTTCGTGCTGCTGTTCGCGTACGTGTTCGGCGGCGCGATCGAGGTCCCCGGCGGTGCCGACCCGGGCGCGTACCGCGAGTTCCTCATGGCGGGGATCTTCGCCCAGACGGTGATCTTCGGCGCCACGATCACGGGTGCGGGCCTCGCCGAGGACATCAAGAAGGGCATCATCGACCGCTTCCGCTCGCTGCCCATGGCGCCGTCGGCCGTCCTCACCGGGCGGACGCTGTCGGACGTCGTGAACAACGTGCTCGTGCTCGTCGTCATGAGCCTCACCGGGCTGCTCGTCGGCTGGGGCATCCACAGCTCGGTCGCGGAGGCGGCCCTCGGGTTCCTGCTGCTGCTGGTGTTCGCCTACGCGATCTCGTGGGTGATGGCGTGGCTCGGCATGCTCGTCCCGAGCGTCGAGGTGTTCAACAACGCGACGTTCATCGTCATCTTCCCGCTGACCTTCGTCGCGAACACGTTCGTGCCCCTGGACACGCTGCCTGCCCCGCTGCAGACGTTCGCCGAGTGGAACCCGGTCTCGGCGGTGACGCAGGCGTCGCGCGAGCTGTTCGGCAACATCCCCCCGCAGGTCCCGCCGCCCGCCGCGTGGCCCCTGCAGCACGCCGAGCTCTACACGCTCATCTGGGCGGGGATCTTCCTGCTCGTGTTCATCCCGCTCGCGAACCTGCAGTACCGCCGGTCGACGAGCCGCTGA
- a CDS encoding NUDIX domain-containing protein has product MTGSTGPVEDRHAPRPVVSHEVIHHGKVWDLAGDVVDLGDSQVLREYVDHPGAVAVIALDDEDRVLLLSQYRHPVRHELWEPPAGLLDVEGEDLVVAAARELAEEADLVAGSWWRLTEFFSSPGGSDERIVVFLARDLSPVPDADRYQRVDEEAAMVPAWVPLDEAVDAVLAGRLHSPTTVSGVLAAAAARAREWSTLVPVHPV; this is encoded by the coding sequence ATGACGGGCTCCACGGGTCCGGTCGAGGACCGGCACGCGCCGCGTCCCGTCGTCTCGCACGAAGTCATCCACCACGGCAAGGTGTGGGACCTCGCGGGCGACGTCGTCGACCTGGGCGACAGTCAGGTGCTGCGCGAGTACGTCGACCACCCCGGTGCGGTCGCGGTGATCGCGCTCGACGACGAGGACCGGGTACTGCTGCTGTCGCAGTACCGGCACCCCGTGCGGCACGAGCTGTGGGAGCCGCCCGCGGGGCTGCTCGACGTCGAGGGCGAGGACCTCGTCGTCGCGGCCGCGCGCGAGCTCGCCGAGGAGGCCGATCTCGTCGCGGGCTCGTGGTGGCGGCTCACGGAGTTCTTCTCGTCGCCAGGCGGCTCGGACGAGCGGATCGTCGTGTTCCTCGCGCGGGACCTGTCGCCGGTGCCGGACGCCGACCGCTACCAGCGGGTCGACGAGGAGGCGGCGATGGTGCCCGCGTGGGTGCCGCTCGACGAGGCCGTGGACGCGGTGCTCGCGGGCCGGCTGCACAGCCCGACGACGGTCTCCGGTGTCCTCGCGGCGGCCGCCGCACGGGCACGGGAGTGGTCGACGCTCGTCCCCGTCCACCCGGTCTGA
- a CDS encoding CTP synthase, which translates to MTERAHRLSGRSDSTTRHIFVTGGVASSLGKGLTASSLGRLLRSRGLRVTMQKLDPYLNVDPGTMNPFQHGEVFVTEDGAETDLDVGHYERFLDVDLVGSANVTTGQVYSQVIAKERRGEYLGDTVQVIPHITDEIKTRMRSQASDDVDVIITEIGGTVGDIESLPFLEAARQVRHDLGRSNVFFLHVSLLPYIGPSGELKTKPTQHSVAALRSIGIQPDAIVLRADRDVPEGTKRKIALFCDVDVEGVVTAKDAPSIYDIPRVLHSEGLDAYVVQRLGLPFRDVDWSGWDELLHRVHQPAHQVEVALVGKYIDLPDAYLSVTEALRAGGFHHDARVVIRWVRSDDCQTPEGARLALEGVDAVLVPGGFGVRGIEGKLGALRWARENLVPTLGICLGLQCMVIEYSRNVLGLDGASSSEFDENPAHPVIATMAEQLAIVGGAGDLGGTMRLGAYEARLKPGSVVAEAYGSETVSERHRHRYEVNNAYRDKLEDAGFVISGVSPDTSLVEFVELPRETHPYFVATQAHPEFKSRPTRAHPLFAGLIGAALAQRTDEA; encoded by the coding sequence GTGACAGAGCGCGCGCATCGACTCTCCGGGCGGTCGGACTCCACGACCCGGCACATCTTCGTCACCGGGGGCGTCGCCTCCTCCCTCGGCAAGGGTCTGACGGCTTCCAGCCTCGGCCGCCTCCTCCGCTCCCGTGGCCTCCGGGTCACGATGCAGAAGCTCGACCCCTACCTCAACGTCGACCCCGGGACGATGAACCCGTTCCAGCACGGCGAGGTCTTCGTCACCGAGGACGGCGCCGAGACGGACCTCGACGTCGGCCACTACGAGCGGTTCCTCGACGTCGACCTGGTCGGCTCGGCCAACGTCACGACGGGCCAGGTCTACTCGCAGGTGATCGCCAAGGAGCGGCGGGGCGAGTACCTCGGCGACACCGTGCAGGTCATCCCGCACATCACCGACGAGATCAAGACCCGCATGCGGTCGCAGGCGAGCGACGACGTCGACGTCATCATCACCGAGATCGGCGGGACCGTCGGCGACATCGAGTCGCTCCCGTTCCTCGAGGCCGCCCGTCAGGTCCGTCACGACCTCGGTCGGTCCAACGTGTTCTTCCTGCACGTCTCGCTGCTGCCGTACATCGGCCCGTCGGGCGAGCTCAAGACGAAGCCCACGCAGCACTCGGTGGCCGCGCTGCGCAGCATCGGCATCCAGCCCGACGCGATCGTCCTGCGCGCCGACCGTGACGTGCCCGAGGGCACCAAGCGCAAGATCGCGCTGTTCTGCGACGTCGACGTCGAGGGCGTCGTCACCGCCAAGGACGCGCCGAGCATCTACGACATCCCGCGCGTGCTGCACTCGGAGGGTCTCGACGCGTACGTCGTGCAGCGCCTCGGCCTGCCGTTCCGCGACGTCGACTGGTCCGGGTGGGACGAGCTGCTGCACCGCGTGCACCAGCCCGCGCACCAGGTCGAGGTCGCGCTCGTCGGCAAGTACATCGACCTGCCGGACGCCTACCTCTCGGTCACCGAGGCGCTGCGTGCGGGCGGTTTCCACCACGACGCGCGCGTCGTCATCCGGTGGGTCCGGTCCGACGACTGCCAGACGCCCGAGGGTGCCCGGCTCGCGCTCGAGGGCGTGGACGCGGTGCTCGTGCCCGGCGGGTTCGGCGTGCGCGGCATCGAGGGCAAGCTCGGCGCGCTGCGCTGGGCGCGCGAGAACCTCGTGCCGACGCTCGGGATCTGCCTCGGCCTGCAGTGCATGGTCATCGAGTACTCGCGGAACGTCCTCGGGCTCGACGGCGCGTCGTCGTCCGAGTTCGACGAGAACCCCGCGCACCCGGTCATCGCGACGATGGCCGAGCAGCTCGCGATCGTCGGCGGCGCCGGGGACCTGGGCGGCACGATGCGGCTGGGGGCGTACGAGGCGCGGCTCAAGCCGGGTTCGGTCGTCGCCGAGGCGTACGGCAGCGAGACGGTCTCGGAGCGGCACCGGCACCGCTACGAGGTCAACAACGCGTACCGCGACAAGCTCGAGGACGCCGGGTTCGTCATCTCGGGCGTCTCGCCCGACACGTCGCTCGTCGAGTTCGTCGAGCTCCCGCGCGAGACGCACCCGTACTTCGTCGCGACGCAGGCGCACCCCGAGTTCAAGTCGCGTCCGACGCGTGCGCACCCGCTGTTCGCCGGCCTCATCGGCGCGGCGCTCGCGCAGCGCACCGACGAGGCCTGA
- the murJ gene encoding murein biosynthesis integral membrane protein MurJ — translation MSPAARRVLGGLGGAAAMIAAITVLSRVLGFGRYLVQASAFGVGAIGSTYNSANLLPNVLFEAAAGGALAGALVPLLALPVAKHLREDVDAVASAALGWTLAVLVPLGVLLAALAGPIAAVWPDLPDAQRDLLRYFVTVFAVQVPLYGVAVLLYAVLQAHKKFFWPAFAPVMSSVVVIAVYATYGHLAGGERNDPAAAGDTALTVLAWGTTAGVAVMALPMFWPVHRLGVRLRPTLRFPPGVARPFAALAFAGVGSLVAQQVTTLVVMLVSSWRGGDGTFSLFVWSQQVYLLPYAVLVVPLATSTFPRLAARAAEGRSGEYASMASATTRAVVAAAGVGAAAVTAAAPAVADVFGAIGQDRAGIAAMAPTITLMMPGLVGFAVMFHVSRALYALERGRAAVTANVVGWATAAVGSVVLAVVLVPDGQDLARTLAAVAVAGTVGMLVGGVAAVVALARAAGRPAVAGLARTALVVVTAGVAAALAGRWVVDAVVSLVGHGVAAAVGAAAGGGVVALVVLGGALAVLDRRTLTDVVRVERTPVPAGAAAPTVPDPTD, via the coding sequence GTGAGCCCCGCCGCTCGCCGGGTCCTCGGCGGGCTCGGCGGTGCCGCGGCCATGATCGCCGCGATCACCGTCCTGAGCCGCGTGCTCGGGTTCGGCCGCTACCTCGTCCAGGCCAGCGCGTTCGGCGTGGGGGCGATCGGCAGCACGTACAACTCGGCGAACCTGCTGCCGAACGTCCTCTTCGAGGCCGCGGCGGGTGGTGCGCTCGCGGGCGCGCTCGTGCCGCTGCTGGCACTGCCCGTCGCGAAGCACCTGCGGGAGGACGTCGACGCGGTCGCGTCGGCCGCGCTCGGGTGGACGCTCGCGGTGCTCGTGCCGCTCGGCGTGCTCCTCGCGGCGCTGGCGGGACCGATCGCCGCCGTCTGGCCCGACCTGCCGGACGCGCAGCGCGACCTGCTGCGGTACTTCGTCACGGTGTTCGCGGTGCAGGTGCCGCTCTACGGCGTCGCGGTGCTGCTCTACGCCGTGCTGCAGGCGCACAAGAAGTTCTTCTGGCCCGCGTTCGCGCCCGTCATGTCGTCCGTCGTCGTCATCGCCGTGTACGCGACCTACGGGCACCTCGCGGGCGGCGAGCGCAACGACCCGGCGGCGGCCGGCGACACGGCGCTCACGGTGCTCGCGTGGGGCACGACCGCCGGCGTGGCGGTCATGGCGCTGCCCATGTTCTGGCCGGTGCACCGCCTCGGCGTGCGGCTGCGCCCGACGCTGCGCTTCCCGCCCGGGGTCGCACGCCCGTTCGCGGCGCTGGCGTTCGCGGGCGTCGGGTCGCTCGTGGCGCAGCAGGTCACGACGCTCGTCGTCATGCTCGTGTCGTCGTGGCGCGGCGGCGACGGCACCTTCTCGCTGTTCGTGTGGTCGCAGCAGGTGTACCTCCTGCCGTACGCCGTGCTGGTCGTGCCGCTCGCGACGTCCACGTTCCCGAGGCTCGCGGCCCGTGCCGCCGAGGGGCGGTCCGGGGAGTACGCGTCGATGGCGTCGGCCACGACGCGGGCGGTCGTCGCCGCGGCCGGGGTCGGGGCGGCTGCGGTCACCGCGGCGGCTCCCGCCGTCGCGGACGTGTTCGGTGCCATCGGGCAGGACCGCGCGGGCATCGCGGCGATGGCGCCCACGATCACGCTGATGATGCCCGGGCTCGTCGGCTTCGCCGTGATGTTCCACGTGTCGCGCGCGCTCTACGCGCTCGAGCGCGGTCGCGCGGCCGTCACCGCCAACGTCGTCGGCTGGGCGACCGCCGCCGTCGGGTCCGTGGTGCTCGCCGTGGTGCTCGTCCCGGACGGCCAGGACCTGGCGCGCACGCTCGCCGCGGTGGCCGTCGCGGGGACCGTGGGGATGCTCGTCGGCGGCGTCGCGGCCGTCGTGGCGCTGGCTCGGGCCGCGGGTCGGCCGGCGGTCGCCGGGCTGGCCAGGACCGCCCTGGTCGTCGTCACGGCCGGGGTCGCGGCCGCGCTCGCGGGCCGCTGGGTCGTCGACGCCGTCGTCTCGCTCGTCGGGCACGGCGTCGCGGCGGCGGTCGGCGCGGCCGCCGGGGGCGGCGTCGTCGCGCTGGTCGTCCTGGGCGGCGCCCTCGCGGTCCTCGACCGGCGGACGCTCACCGACGTCGTGCGCGTGGAGCGCACGCCCGTGCCCGCCGGCGCTGCCGCGCCGACGGTCCCCGACCCGACCGACTGA
- a CDS encoding copper transporter, which produces MIDFRYHIVSLISVFLALAVGIALGAGPLKETIGDTLTGQVEQLRSEKDELRAQLDSASDDLGHAVTYIDAAAPRLLDGALTDRRVAVVALGEVDESVRTAVDERFTQAGATVTAHVTLNDAWTDAGLDSFRQALGGQLVQYLSPAPADGAGVQEELAAALVQGLVAADPAAPDTLASDSAFLLELLSGGDYPLVTLQDPVEVPADAVVVLAPSERDAQDGASADPEQTEQTQAAWLAVLTAAQERSEGAVLADGPRGDGSLTDAILADDELASALTTVTDTQLVAGQVSTPLALAVCISGENGHYGFGEGETPLPDAVTLAPVDRTPATADAGAGAGTEGTQG; this is translated from the coding sequence GTGATCGACTTCCGCTACCACATCGTCTCGCTGATCTCCGTGTTCCTGGCGCTCGCGGTCGGCATCGCGCTCGGCGCCGGGCCGCTCAAGGAGACCATCGGCGACACGCTGACGGGCCAGGTCGAGCAGCTGCGCTCCGAGAAGGACGAGCTGCGCGCGCAGCTCGACAGCGCGTCCGACGACCTCGGGCACGCCGTGACGTACATCGACGCGGCCGCACCGCGCCTGCTCGACGGCGCGCTCACCGACCGTCGCGTCGCGGTCGTCGCGCTCGGCGAGGTCGACGAGTCGGTCCGGACCGCGGTCGACGAGCGGTTCACGCAGGCGGGTGCCACGGTGACCGCGCACGTCACGCTCAACGACGCGTGGACCGACGCGGGCCTCGACTCGTTCCGGCAGGCGCTCGGCGGCCAGCTCGTGCAGTACCTCTCGCCCGCGCCCGCCGACGGTGCGGGCGTGCAGGAGGAGCTCGCGGCCGCGCTCGTGCAGGGCCTCGTCGCCGCCGACCCCGCGGCGCCCGACACCCTCGCGTCCGACTCGGCGTTCCTCCTGGAGCTGCTCTCCGGCGGCGACTACCCGCTGGTCACGCTGCAGGACCCCGTGGAGGTGCCCGCCGACGCGGTCGTCGTGCTCGCACCGTCCGAGCGCGACGCCCAGGACGGCGCGTCCGCCGACCCGGAGCAGACCGAGCAGACCCAGGCCGCCTGGCTCGCGGTCCTCACGGCCGCCCAGGAGCGCTCCGAGGGCGCGGTCCTGGCCGACGGGCCGCGCGGCGACGGCTCGCTGACCGACGCGATCCTCGCGGACGACGAGCTGGCCAGTGCGCTGACCACCGTCACGGACACGCAGCTCGTCGCCGGGCAGGTGTCGACCCCGCTCGCGCTCGCGGTGTGTATCTCCGGGGAGAACGGCCACTACGGCTTCGGCGAGGGCGAGACGCCGCTGCCCGACGCCGTCACCCTCGCACCCGTCGACCGCACGCCGGCGACCGCGGACGCCGGTGCGGGGGCGGGCACCGAAGGGACCCAGGGGTGA
- the steA gene encoding putative cytokinetic ring protein SteA, with product MRASLRRRTPAPEAGVIAGPARVDPRTKALTKRLRPGDVAVIDHLDLDRVSAEALVACQPAAVLNAARSTSGRYPNLGPEILVSAGVPLVDDLGADVMALPEGHQLRVVDGCVYDGETLVAEGVEQTPQTVAATMEEARAGLSVQLESFAANTMDYLRRERELLLDGVGVPDIDTAIDGRQVLIVVRGYHYKEDLVTLRPYIREYRPVLIGVDGGADAILDAGWKPDMIVGDMDSVSDRALTCGAEVVVHAYRDGRAPGLARVEQLGVRHVVFPATGTSEDVAMLLADDKGAELIVAVGTHATLVEFLDKGRSGMASTFLTRLRVGGKLVDAKGVSRLYKHRISNLQVALLIVAGLFALGVALASTAAGQTLLGLLGARIDDLTSWIGSLFGGSS from the coding sequence ATGAGAGCTTCCCTGCGCAGACGGACCCCCGCGCCCGAGGCCGGCGTCATCGCCGGTCCGGCCCGGGTCGACCCCCGGACCAAGGCCCTCACCAAGCGCCTGCGGCCGGGTGACGTCGCCGTCATCGACCACCTCGACCTCGACCGGGTCTCGGCCGAGGCGCTCGTCGCCTGCCAGCCGGCGGCCGTGCTCAACGCCGCACGGTCCACGTCCGGCCGGTACCCGAACCTCGGGCCGGAGATCCTCGTGTCGGCGGGCGTGCCGCTCGTGGACGACCTCGGCGCGGACGTCATGGCGCTGCCCGAGGGGCACCAGCTGCGCGTCGTCGACGGCTGCGTCTACGACGGCGAGACGCTCGTCGCGGAGGGCGTCGAGCAGACGCCGCAGACCGTCGCGGCGACGATGGAGGAGGCCCGCGCCGGGCTGTCCGTCCAGCTCGAGTCGTTCGCGGCGAACACCATGGACTACCTGCGCCGGGAGCGGGAGCTCCTGCTCGACGGCGTGGGCGTGCCCGACATCGACACGGCCATCGACGGGCGCCAGGTCCTCATCGTCGTGCGCGGGTACCACTACAAGGAGGACCTGGTCACCCTCCGCCCGTACATCCGCGAGTACCGCCCGGTGCTCATCGGGGTCGACGGCGGTGCGGACGCGATCCTCGACGCGGGCTGGAAGCCCGACATGATCGTCGGCGACATGGACTCGGTGTCCGACCGCGCCCTCACGTGCGGCGCGGAGGTCGTCGTGCACGCCTACCGCGACGGCCGCGCGCCCGGGCTCGCGCGCGTCGAGCAGCTCGGTGTGCGTCACGTCGTGTTCCCCGCGACCGGGACCAGCGAGGACGTCGCGATGCTGCTCGCCGACGACAAGGGCGCGGAGCTCATCGTCGCCGTCGGCACGCACGCGACGCTCGTCGAGTTCCTCGACAAGGGCCGGTCCGGCATGGCGAGCACGTTCCTCACGCGCCTGCGCGTCGGCGGCAAGCTCGTCGACGCCAAGGGCGTGTCCCGGCTGTACAAGCACCGGATCTCGAACCTGCAGGTCGCGCTGCTCATCGTCGCGGGCCTGTTCGCGCTCGGTGTCGCGCTCGCGTCGACCGCGGCGGGACAGACCCTGCTCGGCCTGCTCGGCGCGCGCATCGACGACCTCACGTCCTGGATCGGGTCGCTGTTCGGAGGGTCGTCGTGA
- the recN gene encoding DNA repair protein RecN, translating to MIEEIRIDNLGVITRAHVELGPGLTVLTGETGAGKTMVLTALSLLLGGKADPATVRRGASSAAVEGRVLLPADAPAVERAAEAGAELDDDGSLLLVRTVGAGSDGVAGRSRAYVGGRSVPQAVLADLAEALVTVHGQADQARLRSPAHQRDALDAFVGEAHRDTLTRYRAAWTERTRVADELDDLVARTQERAREAELLRLGLAEVERVDPQPGEDVALAEESDRLSHAEDLRAAASGAHEVLAGDADAAGDTPAATEVVDRAKRLLEQAGGHDQALAALATRVAEAGYLLADVAAELSSYLEDLQADPLRLEAVQQRRAELAQLTRSYGSDVAQVLDWAEDAGRRLLDLDGGDQRLDDLRERVRALDEEIAGLAADLTKGRTEAASRLAAAVSEELAGLAMAGAELQVAVEPAEPGPYGADRVEMLLVPHAGAPARPLGKGASGGELSRVMLALEVTLATAPDSGATRPGTFVFDEVDAGVGGRAAIEVGRRLADVARTAQVLVVTHLAQVAAFADRHLVVTKSTADGVDVVTESDVRLVTDEARVRELARMLSGQDDSQAARTHAAELLELSSVGR from the coding sequence GTGATCGAGGAGATCCGGATCGACAACCTGGGCGTCATCACCCGCGCCCACGTCGAGCTCGGGCCCGGGCTCACGGTCCTGACCGGCGAGACCGGCGCGGGCAAGACGATGGTGCTCACCGCGCTGTCGCTGCTGCTCGGCGGCAAGGCCGACCCGGCGACGGTGCGTCGCGGCGCGTCGTCCGCGGCCGTCGAGGGCCGGGTGCTGCTGCCCGCCGACGCGCCGGCGGTCGAGCGCGCGGCTGAGGCGGGAGCCGAGCTCGACGACGACGGCAGCCTGCTGCTGGTGCGCACCGTGGGGGCCGGCAGCGACGGCGTCGCGGGCCGCTCGCGCGCCTACGTCGGCGGCCGCTCGGTGCCGCAGGCGGTGCTCGCCGACCTCGCCGAGGCCCTGGTCACGGTGCACGGCCAGGCGGACCAGGCGCGCCTGCGCTCGCCCGCGCACCAGCGCGACGCGCTCGACGCGTTCGTGGGCGAGGCGCACCGGGACACGCTCACGCGGTACCGCGCGGCCTGGACGGAGCGCACCCGGGTCGCCGACGAGCTCGACGACCTCGTCGCCCGGACGCAGGAACGCGCCCGCGAGGCGGAGCTGCTCCGGCTCGGGCTCGCCGAGGTCGAACGGGTCGACCCCCAGCCGGGCGAGGATGTCGCGCTCGCCGAGGAGTCGGACCGGCTGTCGCACGCGGAGGACCTGCGCGCCGCCGCGTCGGGCGCGCACGAGGTGCTCGCGGGCGACGCCGACGCGGCGGGTGACACGCCCGCGGCGACGGAGGTCGTCGACCGCGCGAAGCGCCTGCTCGAGCAGGCGGGCGGCCACGACCAGGCGCTCGCGGCGCTCGCGACCCGGGTGGCCGAGGCGGGCTACCTGCTCGCCGACGTCGCCGCCGAGCTGTCGTCGTACCTCGAGGACCTGCAGGCCGACCCGCTGCGGCTCGAGGCCGTGCAGCAGCGCCGGGCGGAGCTCGCGCAGCTGACCCGCAGCTACGGCTCGGACGTCGCCCAGGTGCTCGACTGGGCCGAGGACGCGGGGCGTCGCCTGCTCGACCTCGACGGCGGCGACCAGCGCCTCGACGACCTGCGGGAACGCGTGCGCGCGCTCGACGAGGAGATCGCGGGCCTCGCCGCCGACCTGACGAAGGGCCGGACGGAGGCCGCGTCACGGCTGGCGGCGGCGGTGTCCGAGGAGCTCGCCGGGCTCGCGATGGCCGGCGCCGAGCTCCAGGTGGCCGTCGAGCCCGCCGAGCCCGGGCCGTACGGCGCGGACCGCGTCGAGATGCTGCTCGTGCCGCACGCGGGCGCGCCCGCGCGCCCGCTCGGGAAGGGCGCGTCCGGCGGCGAGCTGTCGCGCGTCATGCTCGCCCTCGAGGTCACGCTCGCGACCGCACCCGACTCGGGTGCCACGCGTCCCGGCACGTTCGTGTTCGACGAGGTCGACGCGGGCGTCGGCGGGCGTGCGGCGATCGAGGTCGGTCGCCGTCTCGCGGACGTCGCCCGGACCGCCCAGGTGCTGGTCGTCACGCACCTCGCGCAGGTCGCGGCGTTCGCGGACCGGCACCTCGTCGTCACCAAGTCGACGGCCGACGGGGTGGACGTCGTGACCGAGTCGGATGTGCGTCTGGTCACAGACGAGGCGCGCGTGCGCGAGCTCGCCCGCATGCTGTCCGGCCAGGACGACTCGCAGGCGGCACGCACGCACGCGGCCGAGCTCCTGGAGCTCTCGTCCGTGGGACGATGA
- a CDS encoding NAD kinase — MTRRALVVTHGGREEAVAATQEAVRELEAAGVEPVLAPDEAGPDDLPPFDLAIVLGGDGTILRAAELTRGTGVPVLGVNLGHVGFLAEAERDDVGEAVRRLTAGDFEVEERGTLDVRVLHPDGTVTEGWALNECAIEKADRSRMLEVMLEVDGHPLSSFGCDGVVASTATGSTAHAFSAGGPVVWPDVDGMILVPISAHALFARPLVVGPRSRLAVEVLDRSSARGLVTCDGRRQLDVPRGARVEITRSDVPVRLARLTLAPFTTRLVHKFGLPVSGWRGRPSGGGPARTGE, encoded by the coding sequence GTGACCAGACGAGCGCTCGTCGTGACGCACGGCGGTCGGGAGGAGGCCGTCGCGGCGACGCAGGAGGCCGTCCGCGAGCTGGAGGCAGCCGGCGTCGAGCCCGTGCTGGCGCCGGACGAGGCGGGTCCGGACGACCTGCCGCCGTTCGACCTCGCGATCGTGCTCGGCGGTGACGGGACGATCCTGCGCGCAGCCGAGCTCACCCGCGGGACCGGGGTGCCGGTGCTCGGCGTGAACCTCGGGCACGTGGGTTTCCTCGCGGAGGCCGAGCGCGACGACGTGGGCGAGGCGGTGCGGCGTCTGACGGCCGGCGACTTCGAGGTCGAGGAGCGCGGCACGCTCGACGTGCGCGTACTGCACCCGGACGGCACGGTGACCGAGGGGTGGGCGCTCAACGAGTGCGCGATCGAGAAGGCGGACCGGTCGCGGATGCTCGAGGTGATGCTCGAGGTCGACGGGCACCCGCTGTCGTCGTTCGGCTGCGACGGCGTGGTGGCGTCCACGGCGACCGGGTCGACCGCGCACGCGTTCTCCGCGGGCGGGCCCGTCGTCTGGCCCGACGTCGACGGCATGATCCTCGTGCCCATCTCGGCGCACGCGCTGTTCGCGCGACCGCTCGTGGTGGGTCCGCGCAGCCGCCTCGCGGTCGAGGTGCTGGACCGGTCGTCCGCGCGCGGCCTGGTGACGTGCGACGGGCGGCGCCAGCTCGACGTCCCGCGTGGCGCGCGCGTCGAGATCACCCGCAGCGACGTCCCGGTGCGGCTCGCACGCCTCACGCTCGCGCCGTTCACGACGCGGCTGGTGCACAAGTTCGGGCTGCCCGTGAGCGGCTGGCGCGGCCGGCCGTCGGGCGGCGGCCCCGCGAGGACGGGGGAGTGA